A section of the Humulus lupulus chromosome 2, drHumLupu1.1, whole genome shotgun sequence genome encodes:
- the LOC133819795 gene encoding transcription factor FAMA: MEKENNYSAPMAPSFSSLDYTIDNHQFMKSHIDETSSEAGADQNVDDGRLMVNYLLNMNNVNNNNNNSNSSSHHNQQLSFADVMQFADFGPKLGLNQTNIPAEDDDDDEEEDHRHHTGQPGSNMVDPVYFLKFPVLNDKNSNMMVQQDQSQSIINDVVRSSQAAAAAGNDVVGLKDQLDHDDDDDDHDDDGSMHLQFLGEDLQSKNPSSEPNNNNNNNKNKRKRPRTVKTSEEVESQRMTHIAVERNRRKQMNEHLRVLRSLMPGSYVQRGDQASIIGGAIEFVRELEQLLQCLESQKRRRLVGDQAPAAAGRQQLGADQGGGTGGGPGAVVPGTPGFFPPMPLPNDQMMMNNKFVADFETGGGLREEMAESKSCLADVEVKLLGFDAMIKILSRRRPGQLIKAIAALEDLQFNILHTNITTIEQTVLYSFNVKVTSDSRFTAEDIAGSVQQIFSFIHANSL; the protein is encoded by the exons ATGGAGAAAGAAAACAACTACTCG GCTCCGATGGCGCCTAGTTTTTCTTCGCTGGATTACACCATCGACAATCACCAGTTCATGAAGTCCCACATCGACGAGACATCATCAGAGGCAGGAGCGGATCAAAACGTCGACGACGGCAGATTAATGGTGAATTACTTGCTCAACATGAACAAcgtcaacaacaacaacaacaacagcaacagtAGCTCTCACCACAACCAACAATTGAGTTTCGCAGATGTTATGCAGTTCGCGGATTTCGGACCCAAGCTGGGTCTGAACCAAACCAATATTCCAGCAGAAGACGACGACGACGACGAAGAAGAAGATCATCGTCATCACACGGGTCAACCCGGGAGTAACATGGTCGACCCGGTTTACTTTCTCAAGTTTCCGGTGTTGAACGACAAGAATAGTAATATGATGGTTCAGCAGGATCAGAGCCAGTCTATAATAAACGACGTCGTTCGATCGTCGCAGGCTGCTGCTGCTGCGGGAAACGACGTCGTTGGTCTGAAGGATCAATTAGATCACGATGACGACGATGATGATCATGATGATGATGGTTCAATGCACCTTCAGTTTTTGGGTGAAGATCTTCAGAGTAAGAACCCTAGTTCCGaacccaataataataataataataacaagaacAAGAGGAAAAGGCCGAGGACTGTTAAGACCAGCGAAGAAGTAGAGAGTCAACGAATGACTCATATTGCGGTTGAGAGGAACCGAAGGAAGCAAATGAATGAGCATCTCCGAGTGCTCAGATCTCTCATGCCCGGCTCCTACGTTCAAAGg GGAGATCAAGCGTCAATAATTGGAGGAGCGATAGAGTTCGTGAGAGAATTAGAGCAACTTCTTCAATGTTTGGAATCACAAAAGAGAAGAAGATTAGTAGGAGatcaagctccagctgctgcaGGGAGACAGCAACTCGGAGCCGATCAGGGCGGCGGCACTGGAGGTGGCCCCGGTGCAGTTGTTCCAGGAACACCGGGGTTCTTTCCTCCTATGCCGCTCCCCAATGATCAGATGATGATGAACAATAAGTTTGTGGCGGACTTCGAAACCGGTGGCGGGCTCCGCGAAGAGATGGCGGAAAGCAAGTCGTGCTTGGCGGATGTTGAGGTGAAGTTGCTAGGGTTTGATGCCATGATAAAGATTTTATCACGACGAAGGCCTGGACAGCTTATTAAGGCCATTGCAGCTCTTGAGGACTTGCAGTTTAATATTCTTCACACTAATATTACCACCATTGAACAGACTGTTCTTTACTCTTTCAACGTCAag GTTACGAGTGATTCGAGGTTCACTGCAGAAGACATAGCTGGCTCGGTTCAGCAAATATTTAGTTTTATTCACGCAAACAGCTTgtga
- the LOC133815695 gene encoding stemmadenine O-acetyltransferase-like produces MKVEVISRDIIKPSSPTPESLRNYQLSFLDQVSPRTHSPFIYYYSLSDINNESNDNNVIADISYKLKKSLSKTLTLYYPLAGRFTKDFCVDCHDDGAPFFEARVLKRQLSDIIKNPVPLELNDLLPFPLDEYAGLPFGVQLNIFPCGGITIGVCIAHQIADALSCLEFTKCWMAIARGEENKVVRPTFVSASLFPPKNIGDYDPTMSPPKMNTNVAKLFVLDARKVEALRAKYEEKARGENHAKPKWPRRLSRVEALSAFLWSRYVVATDLDIQNKLCTIFHPVNIRPKFDKPLPENSFGNYYIYQANETLLLSSIISSNTTEEEKDNCYELAWVIGEEIRKIDKNFVEDLHRVEKSDEYFESLKKGTERSVRGEGVALSFSSLCRFPLYDADFGYGKPIWVSSADRCFSNIFVFMDNKTGDEIETYACFSPEEMAKFEVDKEFLSLLSRQIE; encoded by the coding sequence atgaAGGTTGAAGTAATATCTAGAGATATTATCAAACCTTCTTCTCCAACCCCCGAGTCTTTGCGCAACTATCAACTCTCTTTCCTTGACCAAGTATCACCCAGAACCCACAGTCCTTTCATTTACTACTACTCACTAAGCGACATTAATAATGAGTCCAACGACAACAATGTCATCGCTGACATATCCTACAAGCTCAAGAAATCTTTGTCCAAAACTTTAACCCTTTACTACCCACTAGCTGGAAGATTCACCAAAGACTTTTGCGTTGACTGCCATGATGACGGAGCACCCTTCTTTGAAGCTCGAGTACTGAAGAGGCAACTCTCCGACATTATTAAGAACCCTGTCCCTCTTGAACTCAATGATCTCCTTCCATTTCCTCTCGACGAATACGCAGGCTTACCCTTCGGTGTTCAGCTCAACATCTTTCCTTGTGGTGGAATCACCATTGGTGTCTGTATTGCACATCAAATCGCAGACGCTTTATCTTGCTTAGAGTTTACGAAATGCTGGATGGCCATTGCTCGTGGTGAAGAGAACAAGGTAGTGAGACCTACGTTCGTCTCTGCATCGCTTTTCCCACCGAAGAATATTGGTGATTATGATCCAACTATGTCTCCTCCAAAGATGAACACAAACGTAGCAAAGTTGTTTGTGCTTGATGCTCGAAAGGTTGAGGCTCTTAGGGCTAAATACGAGGAAAAAGCAAGAGGAGAAAACCATGCAAAACCAAAGTGGCCGCGGCGGCTTTCTCGTGTTGAGGCCTTATCTGCTTTCTTATGGAGCCGCTACGTGGTGGCGACTGACTTAGATATTCAAAACAAATTATGTACTATCTTTCACCCAGTGAATATTCGGCCCAAGTTTGATAAGCCATTGCCGGAAAATTCTTTTGGGAACTACTATATATATCAAGCTAACGAGACATTATTACTTTCGTCCATCATCAGTAGTAACACTACTGAGGAAGAAAAAGATAACTGTTACGAGCTGGCATGGGTGATAGGAGAAGAGATAAGGAAGATCGACAAAAATTTTGTGGAAGATCTTCATAGAGTTGAGAAATCCGATGAGTACTTTGAGTCTCTCAAGAAGGGTACTGAGAGATCCGTCAGAGGAGAAGGGGTTGCGCTTTCTTTCAGTAGTTTGTGTAGGTTTCCTCTTTATGACGCTGACTTTGGATATGGAAAGCCCATTTGGGTGAGTTCTGCTGACAGGTGTTTCAGTAACATATTTGTTTTTATGGACAACAAAACTGGTGATGAAATAGAGACTTATGCTTGCTTCAGTCCGGAAGAAATGGCCAAATTTGAAGTTGATAAAGAGTTCCTCTCTCTTTTGTCCCGTCAGATTGAGTGa
- the LOC133819794 gene encoding protein FAR-RED IMPAIRED RESPONSE 1-like has protein sequence MKEVDSSFEDVSSKEALDEHEMDKRFGLYEIVKPPETGMSFDSSDALYEYYRQYGRQEGFGVKKKTSRSSMDGKSKFVCFSCSRAGKSISHKQNYLTPNPLTRIECKARINATILEDGKCKVNSVALEHNHELSPSKSQFYLCNREKVIGVRRKLAPSDQTANGVIINYQSVDTGAFDNVTVLENDCMSYFEKGSGLQLFAGDAKAIQEYFVRMQIKNSNFFYMMDMDDDARIKNIFWADARSRAMYEEFGDVVTFDTTYLTNKYDIPLAPFTGVNHHGQSILFGCALLSNEDTTTFTWLFKTWLACMSGRAPNVIITDEHKSMTKAIDAVFPNTRHRWCLWQVMKKLLEKLEGLKLHDQVKISLQDAIYDSLGKKEFEESWERIVKDLNLCDNPWLSSLYSERNHWVPAFLKDSFWAGMSTTQRDENFVPFFDGCVNSKTTIKQFVEQYDKALRNKVEKEHLADFQCFSTWIPCVTLFEIEKQFQVAYTNTKFKEFQKELTGKLYCEVSCTDNKDGNFDVSEVIFVGDKRKQVHFNVRFNAENCEAQCSCGLFEFKGILCKHAISVLLKMEVINVPEKYILPRWRKDLKRCHTRVRVGYYDDWTSNLEAQRYDKLRKKFDEVADFAVVSDEKMMMLWNWLDEIQTKVK, from the coding sequence ATGAAAGAGGTTGATTCTTCATTTGAAGATGTAAGTAGCAAAGAAGCTTTGGATGAGCATGAGATGGATAAAAGATTTGGACTGTACGAGATTGTGAAACCACCTGAAACTGGCATGTCTTTTGACTCATCAGATGCCCTTTATGAGTACTACAGGCAATATGGGAGACAAGAAGGTTTTGGAGTTAAGAAGAAAACATCACGTTCTTCAATGGATGGGAAATCAAAATTTGTGTGCTTTTCGTGTTCTCGTGCAGGGAAGTCAATATCTCATAAGCAGAATTACCTAACTCCGAATCCACTAACAAGAATTGAGTGCAAGGCCAGGATCAATGCTACAATACTTGAAGATGGAAAGTGTAAGGTTAATTCTGTTGCACTTGAGCATAATCATGAATTGAGTCCAAGTAAATCACAGTTTTATTTATGCAATCGAGAAAAAGTTATTGGTGTGCGTAGAAAACTTGCCCCGAGTGATCAAACAGCGAATGGTGTGATAATCAATTATCAATCAGTGGACACTGGGGCCTTTGATAATGTCACAGTGCTAGAAAATGACTGCATGAGTTATTTTGAGAAAGGAAGTGGACTACAACTATTTGCAGGAGATGCTAAAGCAATCCAGGAATATTTTGTTCGTATGCAAATTAAGAATTCAAATTTCTTTTATATGATGGATATGGATGATGATGCTAGAATCAAGAATATATTTTGGGCTGATGCACGCAGTAGGGCGATGTATGAAGAATTTGGTGACGTGGTTACGTTTGATACGACATACTTGACAAATAAGTATGATATTCCTCTTGCACCTTTCACAGGGGTGAATCATCATGGCCAATCCATCTTGTTTGGATGTGCATTGCTATCAAATGAGGATACGACTACATTCACATGGTTGTTTAAGACATGGCTTGCCTGTATGTCTGGACGTGCTCCAAATGTTATAATTACAGATGAGCACAAGTCAATGACAAAAGCAATTGATGCTGTATTCCCCAATACTAGACATCGTTGGTGTTTGTGGCAGGTAATGAAGAAACTACTAGAGAAGCTGGAGGGTCTCAAATTGCATGACCAAGTAAAGATATCACTGCAAGATGCTATTTATGATTCTTTAGGAAAGAAAGAATTTGAAGAAAGCTGGGAAAGAATTGTTAAAGATTTGAATCTTTGTGATAATCCATGGCTAAGTAGCTTATACAGTGAAAGGAATCATTGGGTTCCAGCCTTTCTAAAGGACTCCTTTTGGGCGGGAATGTCAACCACACAACGTGATGAAAATTTTGTTCCTTTCTTTGATGGGTGTGTTAACTcaaaaacaacaataaaacaaTTTGTTGAACAATATGACAAGGCTTTAAGAAACAAGGTAGAGAAGGAACACCTTGCAGATTTCCAGTGTTTTAGTACATGGATCCCATGTGTAACCCTTTTTGAGATAGAAAAACAATTTCAAGTGGCTTAcaccaatacaaagttcaaagaattccaaAAGGAGCTGACTGGGAAGCTTTATTGTGAAGTCTCTTGTACTGACAATAAAGATGGAAATTTTGATGTTTCTGAGGTTATATTTGTTGGAGATAAACGTAAACAAGTCCATTTCAATGTTCGATTCAACGCAGAGAATTGTGAAGCTCAATGTAGTTGTGGTTTGTTTGAATTTAAAGGAATCCTATGCAAGCATGCAATTTCAGTTCTCTTGAAAATGGAAGTTATAAACGTACCAGAAAAGTATATCCTACCACGATGGCGGAAGGATTTGAAAAGATGTCACACAAGGGTCAGGGTTGGTTATTATGACGATTGGACTAGCAATCTTGAGGCTCAACGATATGATAAGCTACGAAAGAAATTTGACGAAGTTGCCGACTTTGCAGTGGTCTCTGATGAGAAGATGATGATGCTGTGGAATTGGTTAGATGAAATTCAGACAAAAGTAAAATGA